A region from the Hippoglossus hippoglossus isolate fHipHip1 chromosome 16, fHipHip1.pri, whole genome shotgun sequence genome encodes:
- the pkdc gene encoding uncharacterized protein pkdc, translating into MNQENQDLILQACGASSLRVGAKIQTLWSGYGEIVRLHLDGCARPSVVVKHVKFPEEAEHPGGWNTDRSHRRKVTSYQVETHWYQNYSTNQNCRIPACLAACSHGDEMLIVLEDLDVAGYDQRRTSVKDGEIRACLRWLAHFHALFLGAAPEGLWPVGTYWHLETRPDELEAMDDAKLKAAAGDIDRILNECRFKTVVHGDAKLANFCFSPSGQDVAAVDFQYVGGGCGMKDVVYLLGSCMNEKECERKAQGLLDFYFTELKLAVKDDVDFAALEKEWREMFVFAWTDFHRFLLGWMPGSWKINRYSKQLTKEVLHKLKPEPENSSTRQKSKRVAKR; encoded by the exons ATGAACCAGGAGAACCAGGATCTCATCCTGCAGGCGTGTGGAGCCTCGTCTCTGCGAGTCGGAGCCAAGATCCAGACCCTGTGGAGCGGCTATGGGGAGATAGTGCGGCTGCACCTGGACGGCTGCGCCCGGCCGTCTGTGGTCGTCAAACACGTCAAGTTTCCGGAGGAGGCCGAGCACCCGGGCGGCTGGAACACAGACCGCTCCCACAGGCGTAAAGTGACATCCTATCAGGTGGAGACACACTGGTACCAGAACTACTCCACCAATCAGAACTGTCGCATCCCGGCCTGCCTGGCTGCCTGTTCCCATGGAGACGAGATGCTGATCGTGCTGGAGGATCTGGATGTGGCTGGTTATGATCAGAGGAG AACCAGCGTGAAGGACGGAGAGATAAGGGCTTGCCTCCGCTGGCTCGCCCACTTCCATGCTCTGTTCCTGGGTGCGGCACCAGAGGGGCTGTGGCCCGTCGGTACCTACTGGCACCTGGAGACCCGGCCGGATGAGCTGGAGGCCATGGACGACGCCAAGCTTAAAGCGGCAGCCGGCGACATCGACAGGATACTCAACGAATGTCGCTTCAAGACCGTCGTTCACGGAGACGCCAAGTTGGCCAACTTCTGTTTTTCCCCGAGCGGACAGGACGTGGCAGCTGTAGACTTTCAGTATGTCGGTGGAGGCTGTGGGATGAAGGACGTGGTTTATCTTTTAGGAAGCTGCATGAACGAAAAGGAGTGTGAAAGGAAGGCGCAAGGATTACTGGACTTCTACTTCACAGAGCTGAAGCTCGCTGTGAAAGACGATGTGGACTTTGCTGCCCTGGAGAAAGAGTGGAgggagatgtttgtgtttgcctggacagatttccaccGTTTTCTGTTGGGGTGGATGCCTGGAAGCTGGAAGATCAACCGCTACAGTAAACAGCTGACGAAAGAGGTTTTACACAAACTGAAACCGGAGCCAGAAAATTCCAGCACCAGACAGAAGAGCAAGCGTGTGGCTAAAAGGTGA
- the herpud2 gene encoding homocysteine-responsive endoplasmic reticulum-resident ubiquitin-like domain member 2 protein isoform X2 — protein sequence MDSGAVDSPVTLVLKAPNQKYEDQTINCFLNWTVERLKSHISNVYPSKPLSKDQRLVYSGRLLQDHLQLRDVLRKEGYHMMHLVCASHSPPGSPMPRSPSTASSSASDSSSSGSAGSASSATTPNQDSQPASPSSPPLPESYDGLRYRGSFPQFNPQGPPGVPQWPDGAQVPLQGGFPANMPPHPMYMPMQMLWWQQMYARQYYMQYQAAVAASQPPSDPPPPSPSSVPHQAAQPNEAVQPPLGPNPAPNPLPENQPANPNIQMNAQGGAVLNDDELNRDWLDWLYTVSRAGVLLSIVYFYSSFSRFVMVIGAMLLVYLHQAGWFPFRPEQQNLGGGDRPEAPQQEAERNQDIQEMERLMDEGVEDDDSGEEGGGGPEDQAAAAAGGDAGDAAPAPALPEPGFLTTMWSFISTFFTSLIPEGRPQPAN from the exons ATGGACTCTGGGGCAGTTGATAGTCCTGTAACCCTGGTCCTTAAGGCCCCCAACCAGAAGTATGAAGACCAGACCATTAACTGCTTCCTCAACTGGACCGTGGAGAGGCTGAAGAGTCACATCTCCAACGTGTACCCCAGCAAGCCG cTGTCCAAGGACCAGCGGCTGGTGTACTCAGGAAGACTCCTTCAGGACCACCTGCAGCTCCGAGATGTGCTCAGAAAG GAGGGATACCACATGATGCACCTAGTGTGCGCCTCCCACAGTCCCCCAGGCTCGCCCATGCCTCGCAGCCCCTCCACAGCCAGCTCTTCTGCTTCTGACTCCAGC AGTTCAGGCAGTGCCGGCTCCGCCTCCTCCGCCACCACGCCCAATCAGGACAGTCAGccagcctccccctcctccccccctctccctgaAAGTTATGACGGACTGAGGTATCGCGGCAGCTTCCCCCAGTTCAACCCTCAGGGCCCCCCCGGTGTCCCTCAGTG GCCAGACGGAGCTCAGGTCCCTCTACAAGGAGGCTTCCCTGCCAACATGCCCCCCCACCCGATGTACATGCCCATGCAGATGCTGTGGTGGCAGCAGATGTACGCTCGCCAGTACTACATGCAGTA CCAAGCTGCAGTTGCTGCCTCTCAGCCTCCCAGcgacccccctcccccctctccctcgtCCGTGCCCCATCAGGCCGCTCAGCCCAATGAGGCCGTGCAGCCGCCGCTGGGACCTAACCCCGCCCCCAACCCTTTACCGGAGAACCAGCCCGCCAACCCCAACATCCAGATGAACGCGCAGGGCGGCGCGGTGTTAAACGACGACGAGCTGAACCGCGATTGGCTGGACTGGTTGTATACCGTGTCCCGCGCCGGCGTCCTGCTCAGCATCGTCTACTTCTACTCTTCATTTAGCCGCTTCGTCATGGTGATCGGCGCCATGCTTCTGGTCTACCT gcACCAGGCCGGTTGGTTTCCCTTCAGGCCGGAGCAGCAGAACCTCGGAGGAGGAGACAGGCCGGAGGCTCCtcagcaggaagcagagaggaatCAGGACATTCAGGAAATG GAACGTCTAATGGACGAGGGGGTGGAGGACGATGACAGCGGTGAGGAAGGAGGCGGTGGCCCTGAGGACCaggccgctgccgctgccggtggtgatgctggtgatgctgctcctgctcctgctctccCTGAGCCAGGCTTCCTCACCACCATGTGGTCCTTCATCAGCACCTTCTTCACCTCGCTCATCCCAGAGGGACGGCCCCAACCGGCCAACTAG
- the herpud2 gene encoding homocysteine-responsive endoplasmic reticulum-resident ubiquitin-like domain member 2 protein isoform X1, whose protein sequence is MDSGAVDSPVTLVLKAPNQKYEDQTINCFLNWTVERLKSHISNVYPSKPLSKDQRLVYSGRLLQDHLQLRDVLRKQEGYHMMHLVCASHSPPGSPMPRSPSTASSSASDSSSSGSAGSASSATTPNQDSQPASPSSPPLPESYDGLRYRGSFPQFNPQGPPGVPQWPDGAQVPLQGGFPANMPPHPMYMPMQMLWWQQMYARQYYMQYQAAVAASQPPSDPPPPSPSSVPHQAAQPNEAVQPPLGPNPAPNPLPENQPANPNIQMNAQGGAVLNDDELNRDWLDWLYTVSRAGVLLSIVYFYSSFSRFVMVIGAMLLVYLHQAGWFPFRPEQQNLGGGDRPEAPQQEAERNQDIQEMERLMDEGVEDDDSGEEGGGGPEDQAAAAAGGDAGDAAPAPALPEPGFLTTMWSFISTFFTSLIPEGRPQPAN, encoded by the exons ATGGACTCTGGGGCAGTTGATAGTCCTGTAACCCTGGTCCTTAAGGCCCCCAACCAGAAGTATGAAGACCAGACCATTAACTGCTTCCTCAACTGGACCGTGGAGAGGCTGAAGAGTCACATCTCCAACGTGTACCCCAGCAAGCCG cTGTCCAAGGACCAGCGGCTGGTGTACTCAGGAAGACTCCTTCAGGACCACCTGCAGCTCCGAGATGTGCTCAGAAAG CAGGAGGGATACCACATGATGCACCTAGTGTGCGCCTCCCACAGTCCCCCAGGCTCGCCCATGCCTCGCAGCCCCTCCACAGCCAGCTCTTCTGCTTCTGACTCCAGC AGTTCAGGCAGTGCCGGCTCCGCCTCCTCCGCCACCACGCCCAATCAGGACAGTCAGccagcctccccctcctccccccctctccctgaAAGTTATGACGGACTGAGGTATCGCGGCAGCTTCCCCCAGTTCAACCCTCAGGGCCCCCCCGGTGTCCCTCAGTG GCCAGACGGAGCTCAGGTCCCTCTACAAGGAGGCTTCCCTGCCAACATGCCCCCCCACCCGATGTACATGCCCATGCAGATGCTGTGGTGGCAGCAGATGTACGCTCGCCAGTACTACATGCAGTA CCAAGCTGCAGTTGCTGCCTCTCAGCCTCCCAGcgacccccctcccccctctccctcgtCCGTGCCCCATCAGGCCGCTCAGCCCAATGAGGCCGTGCAGCCGCCGCTGGGACCTAACCCCGCCCCCAACCCTTTACCGGAGAACCAGCCCGCCAACCCCAACATCCAGATGAACGCGCAGGGCGGCGCGGTGTTAAACGACGACGAGCTGAACCGCGATTGGCTGGACTGGTTGTATACCGTGTCCCGCGCCGGCGTCCTGCTCAGCATCGTCTACTTCTACTCTTCATTTAGCCGCTTCGTCATGGTGATCGGCGCCATGCTTCTGGTCTACCT gcACCAGGCCGGTTGGTTTCCCTTCAGGCCGGAGCAGCAGAACCTCGGAGGAGGAGACAGGCCGGAGGCTCCtcagcaggaagcagagaggaatCAGGACATTCAGGAAATG GAACGTCTAATGGACGAGGGGGTGGAGGACGATGACAGCGGTGAGGAAGGAGGCGGTGGCCCTGAGGACCaggccgctgccgctgccggtggtgatgctggtgatgctgctcctgctcctgctctccCTGAGCCAGGCTTCCTCACCACCATGTGGTCCTTCATCAGCACCTTCTTCACCTCGCTCATCCCAGAGGGACGGCCCCAACCGGCCAACTAG